The DNA region GTTGGTTACTCGGTTTTATATTGTGGTGTTTGTTGGTAAAGATCGCCGCACATCCCGGCGGCGCTATATTCCAAACGGAGTAGCGCGGTTTGGAAACGTCTTTATGGCTTTGATCCTACTGGCTGGGGCGAATATGGTGGCGAGCTTCATTATTTTTATGACACTATATTTTCTGAAAAGTTGGCTCGGTATTAATATCTTCAAAGAGATGCATCTAATTGATGTCGTCAATCAGGTGTTGAGTTAATGGTGGGCTAATTGCGCCATCCTAATCGAGCGGAGGTGTGCTTCCACAAGATTGACCTTCAGGTTTATATCTGCCGGTGAAATAAGTCACAGCATCAATGATTTTTGTCATATCTCACTAACCTCAGTACAAATACTGAGGTTTTTTTGTGGGTGGTTGAATTGCACGAAATCGCATCCGCTCTGGTTGAGCTGAATGACGTCGATCGTCCTGTTTGACTTAGTGTCAGACTTTTGCCGGACGTATAACTTTAAGTTTAACTGCGGACGATATGGCGCTTTTGGGAATATTGAATATGGCAATAAGCTCAATGTCGATATTGCCATGTCAGGGCATGTATGACTACCAGATTCGTTTTTCTGCGGAATTTGTTGTAGGTGCTTATGCAGTTAAGGTCTTGTTCATCTGCTTTTGTATTATCATTTTTAGTCTCAGCGCCCCAGCTGAGTTTCTGGTCTGCTACTGCTGTCGCGCAAACGCCCGACCCGCCAGCAAATTTGCCAACGTTGGAAAGCCTGATCGCGGTTGAAGGTTTGGATGGCCAAGATCTGGACGCTGAGGGTTTGGATGCTGCTGCTGCGGCGAAAAAGCTGAAGTCGGCGGGAGCGGCCAAGGCCGCTAAGGCAGTAAAGGGGAAACTAACGGAGGCAAAGCCACCGCTGCAACCATCGGTTCCGCAACTGCCGAGCCAGCTCCAACCAGCGGCTGGGGCGATAACGCCGTCTGCGGCGGCGACTTCCCCAGCGTCCACAATTATTGCTGTGCCGGAGGCAAATCAGCCAGTTAAGTCGCCGGCTGCTGCTGCATCGACGCCAGACTATACCGATCAGCCCCTACTCACTAAAGATGCTGATTTAGGGCCGATGCCATTGATTCGTACGCCACCGCCTGCGGGTGATCCAGAAAGTTGGCAGGTCCCCGATCGCGGACGACCCAAACGGATTCGGGCGGAGACCTATAAGTTGGCCCCGGGCGATCGGATTAATGTGGCGATCGCCACCGTCCCTGAGTTCAGCTCGGTATATCAGGTCATGGTTGATGGTCGAATCACGCTGCCGGTGATTGGCCAAGTTGATGTGGAGGGGATGACTGAGCCGGAGGCGGCGCAGCATATTGCGAAACGATATACCGATACGCAGGTGATTGTGAAGCCGACAATTACGGTGGTGTTGGCGGAAATGAGTAACTTGCATGTGGCCGTATTGGGTGAGGTGAATCGCCCCGGTGCCTATATTGCACCACCCCAGAATGGTGAACTGCCGCGTTTGACGGAAATTATTGAACGAGCCGGTGGAATTACCCAGCAAACTGATCTAAAGAATATTAAAATTCGCCGGCCGATGCGGAATGGTCGCGATCGTATTGTCACCGCGAGTCTCTGGCAACTTCTGATGCAAGGTGATCTGAGTCAGGATGTGGCGATCCGCGATGGCGATACGATTTTTCTCCAAACTGCCAAGGATATTCCAGTAGAGGTGGCGTTGCGTGTGGGCCGATCGAATGTCGCGCCCACCGAAATTCAAATCAATGTCATGGGTGAAGTGAACGCTCCGGGATTGCAAGCTGTACGTAATGGCACCTCCCTGAATCAAGCGATTATGCAGGCGGGCGGTTTTAGTAACCGAGCAAAGAAGAAAAAGATTGAGCTACTTCGCTTGAATCCGAATGGCACTGTGACTCACCGCAAGATTGCGATTGATCTGAAAAAACCGATTGATGTTCAACTGAATCCAATTTTGCAGGACCGTGACGTGATTGTGGTTGATCGGTCGATCGGCAACAAAATTAGCGACACCGTCAGTAAGATTCTCAGTCCCTTCAATAGTATCTTTGCGCTGTTCAACACCTTTAGTCCATTTTTTATTCGGCAACGCTAGTAGCCGCCGCGCCAGTTATGACACCGAAACTTGAAAATGATGCGGCTTTGGCGACGCTATTAAA from Romeriopsis navalis LEGE 11480 includes:
- a CDS encoding SLBB domain-containing protein; this translates as MESLIAVEGLDGQDLDAEGLDAAAAAKKLKSAGAAKAAKAVKGKLTEAKPPLQPSVPQLPSQLQPAAGAITPSAAATSPASTIIAVPEANQPVKSPAAAASTPDYTDQPLLTKDADLGPMPLIRTPPPAGDPESWQVPDRGRPKRIRAETYKLAPGDRINVAIATVPEFSSVYQVMVDGRITLPVIGQVDVEGMTEPEAAQHIAKRYTDTQVIVKPTITVVLAEMSNLHVAVLGEVNRPGAYIAPPQNGELPRLTEIIERAGGITQQTDLKNIKIRRPMRNGRDRIVTASLWQLLMQGDLSQDVAIRDGDTIFLQTAKDIPVEVALRVGRSNVAPTEIQINVMGEVNAPGLQAVRNGTSLNQAIMQAGGFSNRAKKKKIELLRLNPNGTVTHRKIAIDLKKPIDVQLNPILQDRDVIVVDRSIGNKISDTVSKILSPFNSIFALFNTFSPFFIRQR